In Marinobacter salinisoli, the DNA window AACCGTTTTAGCCTCCTGGACCTTTGCCGGCATCAGTGTGGGGCTGCTGCTGGCGGTGGTTGGCGCCTTCATTGTCGGCCCCTGGGCGTTCTACCGTACTCTGCGGGGGCACGATGTGCCGGTGTCAGATGGCGCCGCCATCTGGTGGGGATTCGGAATTGTCGTGGCCTCGTTGGGCATTACTTCAATTGGCTTTCTGCTGTTTCTCAAAGCCGTCGGCGCTTACTGAGCCTGGCCTAGGAGATGGCCTGCAATTGATCGCGAAACCACACCAGCGCCGGCTCCCGTTCGTAGGCCTTGTGCCAGTAAAGGTACACATCGATGGAAGGCATATCCGCCGGCGGCTTCAGAATGTGGATATCCGCGCGCTCGGCAATGATCCGGGCGTAGGCTTCGGGCATGGTCAGCAGCAGGTCGCTCTGTTCAACTACCCGGCAGGCGGCGTAATAATGCTGGCAGCGGAGCCGGATGTTGCGTTGTACTCCCAACCGGGATAACTCAAAGTCCTCAATGCCCGGGCCTTCAGAGCGTGAGGACACGAGCACATGCTGATGGCGCAGGTAGTCGGCCATGGTCATGGGCGATGAAACAAACGGGTGGCCGGTTCGCGCCAGCACCACCAGGCGATCCTTCCGTAACAGCTGATGAGCGGTCTGGTCGCTGACCGGTAACAGCACATCCACCGCAAAGTCCAGCTTGCCAGCTGCCAGTTGGCTCTCCATCTCCCGCCTGGCCACCCGCTGGCTGACGATCTCCAGTTCTCTGAACGGTTCCAGGCGCTGCATCAGTGGCGGCAGGAATGTTGATTCCAGAATATCCCGCAATCCGAGCGCGTAGGTTTTCCGATGGTTGGCCGGATCGAAGGCATGAAACTGATTCACGGCGGTCTGAATCTGGGTCAGGCCTGGCCGCATGGAGTCCCGAAAGCGGCGCGCCAGCGGCGTTGGCACCATTTGATGGCCCTGACGGGTAAACAGCGGATCGTCGAAGTGGTCCCGCAGGCGTGACAGCGAGTGGCTGACCGCCGGTTGTGTCAGGTTCAGGGCCTGCGCGGCGCGGGTAAGGCTTCCTTCCCGGTAAATGGTGTCAAACACGTGCAGCAGGTTCAGGTCCAGTCGGTTCAGTGCCACGGGAAGCTCCAGTTAATACGCATAAGAATTATTGATGATAAACGATAAGTAAAATTCAGTCGCGTAATAGATGTACGCCACCTAGACTGGTCTCAACGTGAAGATAAAGGCGCACTCCCGAAGTGCCGATTCAGTGAGGACACGGCAATGGACTTCAATATTTCCGAGAAAGGTCAGGACTATCTCAACCGCGTGAAAAAGTTTATGGCGGAGGAGATTTTTCCCATTGAGGAGCAGTACTACAAAGACATGGCTGCTCTGGACAATCGCTGGGTAGAGTTACCCGTCATTCGGGAGCTGAAAGAGAAGGCCAGGGCGCAGGGCCTTTGGAACATGTTTTTTCCGGACGACAAGTATGGCTGTGGTCTGCTCAATTCCGACTATGCCCTGATCGCCGAAGAGACCGGCCGAAGCTTCATTGCGCCGGAAATTTTCAACTGCAATGCGCCAGACACCGGCAACATGGAAGTGCTCATTCATTATGGCTCCGAAGAGCAGAAAGCCGAGTGGCTGCCGCGTTTGCTCAGTGGTGAAATCCGCTCAGCCTTCTGCATGACCGAGCCCGCCGTGGCGTCTTCCGATGCAACCAATATGGAAGCAACGGCCATCGTCGAAGGCGAGGAAGTGGTCCTCAACGGTCGCAAATGGTGGAGCACCGGCGTTGGTCACCCGGACTGCAAGGTTGCCATTTTCATGGGGCTGACGGATCCGGATGCCCACAAGCACCGCCGGCATTCCATGGTGCTGGTGCCGATGGATACCCCGGGGGTGAAGGTCGAGCGCATGCTGCCGGTGTTCGGCGCGTACGATGAGCCTTACGGTCACGGTGAAGTGGTGTTCGACAATGTTCGCCTGCCCAAGAGTGCCTTCATAGCAGGCCCGGGTCGGGGTTTTGAAATCGCCCAGGGACGTCTTGGGCCGGGACGTGTCCATCATTGCATGCGGGCGATTGGCGCTGCCGAGCGCACTCTGGAAATCCTCATCAAGCGGGCAATGACCCGAGAAGCCTTCGGCCGGCCAATCGCCAAGCTGGGCGGTAATCCAGACATTATTGCCAACGCCCGTATGGCCATCGAACAGGCGCGACTGCTTACTCTGAAATGCGCCTGGGCGCTGGATACCAAGGGCATCATGGGGGCGTTGCAGGAAGTCTCGATGATCAAGGCTGTGATTCCCTCCATGCTGCAGACCATCGTGGATCAGGCCATTCAGATTCATGGTGGCGCCGGAGTCAGTGATGACGATTTCCCGCTGACCCAGCTGTTTGCCTATGCGCGGGTTCTTCGCCTGGCGGATGGGCCGGATGAGGTGCATCGTGCGATGGTGGCGCGTCTTGAGATGCGCAAGTACAAGCAGTGAGGCGGATGTAGTCAGGCGAAAAAATTCAACAGAACAACGGGAAACACCATGACACAGAGAGTATTCATCACAGGCGGTGCAAGTGGGTTGGGGCGCGCTTTGGCGCTGCGCTATGCCAAAGACGGTGCCAGGGTTTGTATTGGTGACATCAACCCGGAACAGGGTGCGGGTGTCGAGCAGGAGATCAATACAGCCGGCGGTGAAGGCTTTTTCATCGAGTGTAATGTCCGCCGTCTGACCGATCTTGAGAAGGCTCGTGATGCCGTGGTCGAGAAGTGGGGCGGCGTGGATGTAGTGATCAACAACGCAGGCGTGGCCTCGGCCGGTTCCATTGAAGAAACCTCCATAGCGGACTGGGAGTGGATTCTGGATATCAACGTGCTGGGGGTTGTTCGGGGCTGCAAAGCGTTTACCCCCCAGTTCAAAGAGCAGGGGTCCGGTGCCTTCGTGAACATCGCTTCCATGGCCGGATTGATGCTTGCACCGCTGATGGATAGCTACAATGTGTCCAAAGCCGGGGTGATTGCGTTGTCGGAAACCCTGAGCCAGGAATTGCGGGATGATGGCATTCATGTGAGCTGTGTCTGCCCGGCCTTTTTCCAGACCAATCTGGCGTCCACCATGCGTTCGGACATTCCCGGCGTCCAGCAAAACGTGAACAAGCTGATGAAGCGTTCGTCCATCACCGCTGAGGATGTGGCGGAGGACATCGTGCGTTCCGTCGACAACAAGAGTTTCTGGGTATTGCCCCACGCCAAGGAGCGCCGGATGTGGATGCTCAAGCGCCATGCGCCAAAAGCCTTTGACTGGCTTATGCATCAGGAAAGCAAACGTTGGATGAGCAAAATGGGTGGCAAGGCCAAGGCCTGATCGCCTGCAACGAGGAGGAAATACCGAGATGACGCAGATTGACCAGGCGAAGGGGGTTCGCGAGGGTGAGGAGCTGGATGCAGCGGCCGTCGATCGGTTCATGAAACAGGCCATTCCGGATCTGGCCGGTGAGCCGACGATTCGTCAGTACCCGGGTGGGGCTTCAAACCTGACGTACCAGGTGGATTACGGCGGTCGGTCTTTCGTTCTGCGCCGGCCACCCTTCGGCAAGATTGCCAAATCTGCCCACGACATGTTGCGTGAAGCCCGGGTCATGCAGGCACTCAAGCCCGTCTACCCGTACGTGCCTGACATCATCGCTGTCTGCGACGACCATGACGTCCTGGGTTGTGATTTCTACGTCATGGAGCGCCTCAAGGGCATTATTCTGCGTCAGGACTTTCCCGAAGGGTTCGATCTGAGCGAGCAGGACACCCGCAAGCTGTGCCTGAGTGTGATCGACAAACTGGTGGATCTGCACCGCGTGGATGCCAAGGCAGCGGGCTTGGATTCGCTGGGCAAGGGCGCGGGTTATGTCCAGCGTCAGATTGGTGGCTGGAGTGATCGGTTTCGCAAGTCGCGCACTGAAGACGTCGGTGACTTTGAAACCGTGATGACCTGGCTGAACGACAAGATGCCCGAGGACGTGGCGCAGGTGGTCATTCACAATGACTACCGTTTTGACAACGTGGTCCTCAACCCGGACAACCCGTTCGAAGTGATTGGCGTGCTGGATTGGGAAATGGCCACCATTGGCGACCCCCTGATGGACCTGGGCAACAGTCTGGCCTACTGGATTCAGGCCGACGACGAGGGCCCGTTCCAGATGTTACGCCGCCAGCCGACCCACCGTCCGGGCATGCTTACCCGGAACGAGGTGGTTGCGTATTACATGGAGAAATCCGGTTTCCGCGTCGATAACTTCGATTTCTATGAGATCTACGGACTGTTCCGACTCGCGGTCATCATCCAGCAGATTTACTACCGTTTCTACCACGGCCAGACCAAAGACACGCGTTTCGCGGCTTTCGGCCATGCGGCCAACTATCTGGAGCAGCGTTGCCTGAAACTTATTGAAGCGAGCACGCTCTGATGGCAACCATTTACCTGGTGCGTCACGGACAGGCCAGTTTTGGCAAGGAAAACTACGACCAGCTGTCGCAGACTGGCTGGCAACAGGGGCGAGTGCTCGGGCGCTGGATGGTGGGCAGAATCACGCCGGACGTGGTGTACGGTGGGGATCTGGAACGCCACCGGGAGACCGTCGAGGCCATTGCTTCGGGTTTCGGCAGCCAGTTTCCGGACATGCAGGTTGCGCCCGGATTCAATGAGTTCGACCACAACGCCGTACTGACCCGGTTCCGCCCGGAATGGGCAGACCGCAGCGTGATGGCCCGGGACCTTCAAGCCTTCCCAAAGCCTGCCAGGGCATTTCAGGAGTCCTTCGTGCACGCGGTTCAACGCTGGGTTGCCGGAGACCATGACCAGGACTACGACGAAACCTGGCCGGCGTTTCGCAACCGCGTTCTGCAAGCCTTTGAGGACGTGATCGAGTATGCCGATGGCGGCGATGTTCTGGTTGCCACCTCGGGCGGTCCGATTTCGGTGATCTGCCAGCACCTGCTGGATCTGGACGATGCGCGGGCGCTGTCACTGAACGAGGTCATTGCCAACACCAGCGTTAGCCGGGTGTTGTACTCGGGCGCGCGGCGCAGCCTGTCCGTTTTCAATAATTACAGCCACCTGGAGGCGGAAAACCCTGCCCTGGTGACATTCCGATAATCGTGTTTGAGGTGAATCCATGAGTAGCAAAGACCTGTTTGACCTGACCGGTAAGGTTGCCCTGGTGACCGGCGCCAGCCGCGGGATCGGTGAAAGCATTGCCCGCACCCTGGCCGGCAAGGGTGCCCACGTGATCGTCAGCAGCCGGAAAATCGATGGCTGCGAGGCGGTCGCCAGCAGTATTCGTGAAGCCGGCGGCAGTGCCGAGGCCTTTGCCTGCCATATCGGCGAAATGGACCAGATCGAAGCCATCTGGGCGCATATCGAAACGACCCACGGCAAGTTGGATATCCTGGTGAACAATGCCGCATCGAATCCGTACTTTGGCCCGGTGGAGGACACCGACCTGGCGGCGTTTAACAAGACGGTGGATGTGAACATTCGCGGCTACTTTTTCATGTGTGCCGAGGGCACGAAGCTGATGAAAAAGAGCGGTGGTGGCGCGATCGTGAACGTGGCATCGGTCAACGGTGTTATTCCGGGCCACTTCCAGGGGATCTACTCCGTTACCAAGGCCGCGGTCATTTCTATGACCAAGTCGTTTGCAATGGAGCTGGGGCAGCAGAACATCCGCGTGAATGCCCTGTTACCGGGGCTGACAGACACCAAGTTCGCCAGCGCACTGACCACCAACGAAGCGATCAAGAAACAGGCGATGGCTCACATTCCGATGAAGCGGGTCGCCGATCCTGACGAAATGGCTGGGACGGTTCTGTACCTGGTGTCTGATGCCTCCAGTTACACCACTGGCGCCTGCATCAACGCCGATGGTGGTTACCTGACGGTGTAAACGCCATTAACCGGAAGCGACGTTGGAGCTGGGTGTGCAGGTCAGCGCCTCCAGGTCGCCATCCAGGCTGGCCGCTTGCTGCTGCAAGTGGGCCAGGTGCTGGGGCCCGGATGCTTCGATCAGCTCGTGCAGCAAGGCAGTCAGGGCTGATCGGCCGTCTTCCATCATAGATTCATAGGCGGTTCCGCGAACCTGTTCGGATTGCTTGATCAGCCGTGCCACCTCCTGATCGAACCCGGGATCATTCCGCCGGTCCAGCGCTGCCAGCAGTGCCTCCTGCCAGTTTCTTCGGCCCTGTAACCAGATCTCGGTCTGCCGACCCCGGTTTTCCGCCCAGCGCCTGACGATGGTCTTCTGCTCGTCATTCAAATCGCCGAACCAGCGTTCGATGCGTTTCTCCGCCCGCTCCGCCCGCGCTTCAACGGTCCGAACCGGCGAATCCCCCAGATATTTCTCCCGGTATTCTTGCTGGTTATCCCGCAAGTTGCGTGCAAGTTCCTCCACCTGCTGCTCCGATAAGCTGGACAGCAAGCGTGTGGCGATCGGAACGACACGGTCGAGTAACGGAGGGAACAGCTCAAACAAGTCCTGCTGGT includes these proteins:
- a CDS encoding DUF6279 family lipoprotein, with protein sequence MNILPTLLGRAFKTSLVALALLALAACSSNKMAYRYADWGIVWWVDDFIPLTGDQRAQLSRDIEEFRQWHCSSELPRYQAWLDSLMLDVSERDLAYRDVELHQQDLFELFPPLLDRVVPIATRLLSSLSEQQVEELARNLRDNQQEYREKYLGDSPVRTVEARAERAEKRIERWFGDLNDEQKTIVRRWAENRGRQTEIWLQGRRNWQEALLAALDRRNDPGFDQEVARLIKQSEQVRGTAYESMMEDGRSALTALLHELIEASGPQHLAHLQQQAASLDGDLEALTCTPSSNVASG
- a CDS encoding SDR family oxidoreductase produces the protein MSSKDLFDLTGKVALVTGASRGIGESIARTLAGKGAHVIVSSRKIDGCEAVASSIREAGGSAEAFACHIGEMDQIEAIWAHIETTHGKLDILVNNAASNPYFGPVEDTDLAAFNKTVDVNIRGYFFMCAEGTKLMKKSGGGAIVNVASVNGVIPGHFQGIYSVTKAAVISMTKSFAMELGQQNIRVNALLPGLTDTKFASALTTNEAIKKQAMAHIPMKRVADPDEMAGTVLYLVSDASSYTTGACINADGGYLTV
- a CDS encoding histidine phosphatase family protein, yielding MATIYLVRHGQASFGKENYDQLSQTGWQQGRVLGRWMVGRITPDVVYGGDLERHRETVEAIASGFGSQFPDMQVAPGFNEFDHNAVLTRFRPEWADRSVMARDLQAFPKPARAFQESFVHAVQRWVAGDHDQDYDETWPAFRNRVLQAFEDVIEYADGGDVLVATSGGPISVICQHLLDLDDARALSLNEVIANTSVSRVLYSGARRSLSVFNNYSHLEAENPALVTFR
- a CDS encoding phosphotransferase family protein, which gives rise to MTQIDQAKGVREGEELDAAAVDRFMKQAIPDLAGEPTIRQYPGGASNLTYQVDYGGRSFVLRRPPFGKIAKSAHDMLREARVMQALKPVYPYVPDIIAVCDDHDVLGCDFYVMERLKGIILRQDFPEGFDLSEQDTRKLCLSVIDKLVDLHRVDAKAAGLDSLGKGAGYVQRQIGGWSDRFRKSRTEDVGDFETVMTWLNDKMPEDVAQVVIHNDYRFDNVVLNPDNPFEVIGVLDWEMATIGDPLMDLGNSLAYWIQADDEGPFQMLRRQPTHRPGMLTRNEVVAYYMEKSGFRVDNFDFYEIYGLFRLAVIIQQIYYRFYHGQTKDTRFAAFGHAANYLEQRCLKLIEASTL
- a CDS encoding LysR family transcriptional regulator, which encodes MALNRLDLNLLHVFDTIYREGSLTRAAQALNLTQPAVSHSLSRLRDHFDDPLFTRQGHQMVPTPLARRFRDSMRPGLTQIQTAVNQFHAFDPANHRKTYALGLRDILESTFLPPLMQRLEPFRELEIVSQRVARREMESQLAAGKLDFAVDVLLPVSDQTAHQLLRKDRLVVLARTGHPFVSSPMTMADYLRHQHVLVSSRSEGPGIEDFELSRLGVQRNIRLRCQHYYAACRVVEQSDLLLTMPEAYARIIAERADIHILKPPADMPSIDVYLYWHKAYEREPALVWFRDQLQAIS
- a CDS encoding acyl-CoA dehydrogenase family protein, whose amino-acid sequence is MDFNISEKGQDYLNRVKKFMAEEIFPIEEQYYKDMAALDNRWVELPVIRELKEKARAQGLWNMFFPDDKYGCGLLNSDYALIAEETGRSFIAPEIFNCNAPDTGNMEVLIHYGSEEQKAEWLPRLLSGEIRSAFCMTEPAVASSDATNMEATAIVEGEEVVLNGRKWWSTGVGHPDCKVAIFMGLTDPDAHKHRRHSMVLVPMDTPGVKVERMLPVFGAYDEPYGHGEVVFDNVRLPKSAFIAGPGRGFEIAQGRLGPGRVHHCMRAIGAAERTLEILIKRAMTREAFGRPIAKLGGNPDIIANARMAIEQARLLTLKCAWALDTKGIMGALQEVSMIKAVIPSMLQTIVDQAIQIHGGAGVSDDDFPLTQLFAYARVLRLADGPDEVHRAMVARLEMRKYKQ
- a CDS encoding SDR family oxidoreductase encodes the protein MTQRVFITGGASGLGRALALRYAKDGARVCIGDINPEQGAGVEQEINTAGGEGFFIECNVRRLTDLEKARDAVVEKWGGVDVVINNAGVASAGSIEETSIADWEWILDINVLGVVRGCKAFTPQFKEQGSGAFVNIASMAGLMLAPLMDSYNVSKAGVIALSETLSQELRDDGIHVSCVCPAFFQTNLASTMRSDIPGVQQNVNKLMKRSSITAEDVAEDIVRSVDNKSFWVLPHAKERRMWMLKRHAPKAFDWLMHQESKRWMSKMGGKAKA